In one window of Bacteriovorax sp. BAL6_X DNA:
- the rpiB gene encoding ribose 5-phosphate isomerase B, which produces MSKKIFLATDHGAFEQKEAVKKFLIEEGYEVVDLGTHSIDSCHYPEYAVSLAKAVQKEGKGILLCGSGIGVCMVANKFKGIRAALCHNVDLARLSREHNNANVICFGGRISTSEEVLAMTKVWLATEFEGGRHQTRIDMFTDLGEN; this is translated from the coding sequence ATGAGTAAGAAAATTTTCCTAGCAACAGATCACGGTGCATTTGAACAAAAAGAAGCGGTAAAGAAATTCTTAATTGAAGAAGGTTATGAAGTAGTGGATCTTGGAACGCATTCAATAGATTCATGCCACTATCCTGAGTATGCAGTTTCTTTAGCAAAGGCCGTGCAAAAAGAGGGTAAAGGTATTCTTCTTTGTGGGTCGGGAATTGGAGTATGTATGGTTGCCAATAAGTTTAAGGGAATCAGGGCAGCTCTTTGTCATAACGTCGATCTTGCAAGGCTTTCTCGTGAGCACAACAACGCAAATGTAATTTGCTTTGGTGGCCGTATTTCAACTAGTGAAGAAGTTTTGGCCATGACTAAGGTATGGCTTGCGACTGAGTTTGAAGGTGGCAGACATCAGACGCGCATTGACATGTTCACTGACCTCGGTGAAAATTAA
- a CDS encoding thiol-disulfide oxidoreductase DCC family protein gives MEENYKLPILIFDDECPLCVRFKDSLARLEEAKSVNFVSVNDEKLYQVYPELNKKECQEIVHYITSDKKILKGDEVITHLAKLYPLVNKFSWLIESDMGQKATSYFHKTTSAYRRMLKRKCTSCVKHA, from the coding sequence ATGGAAGAAAATTATAAATTACCAATTCTCATTTTCGATGATGAATGTCCACTATGTGTAAGGTTCAAGGATTCTCTAGCTCGTCTAGAAGAGGCAAAGTCCGTTAATTTTGTCAGTGTTAACGATGAGAAGCTCTATCAAGTGTATCCAGAACTTAATAAAAAAGAGTGCCAAGAAATTGTTCACTACATCACAAGTGATAAGAAAATTTTAAAGGGTGACGAAGTGATTACTCACCTTGCAAAACTCTACCCTCTTGTAAATAAGTTTAGCTGGCTAATTGAAAGCGATATGGGTCAAAAGGCTACAAGTTACTTTCATAAGACAACGAGTGCTTACAGAAGAATGCTAAAAAGAAAATGTACAAGCTGTGTAAAGCACGCCTAA
- a CDS encoding metal-dependent transcriptional regulator produces MVNTSTKANTNDKKPREAELSHSMVHYLLAIHKLKEEKGYARVTDIAKDLGLTKGSVSTALNNLKKRNLVKEEDDTKFLLLTDDGHDEVHKTLTSRTLLYYFLKDFVGVSEAIAEKDSCMIEHLLSEETSTKFFEFMKTLSCSCDDLAKSGKLPKGFNFQTTLSLCDYKTAEEFMEGQKGDTYLQEEKDA; encoded by the coding sequence ATGGTAAATACATCAACAAAAGCTAATACTAATGACAAAAAACCTCGTGAAGCTGAGCTATCTCACTCTATGGTTCACTATCTTTTAGCTATACATAAGCTAAAAGAAGAAAAGGGTTATGCTAGAGTTACAGATATTGCCAAAGATTTAGGTTTAACTAAGGGATCAGTTTCAACGGCCCTTAATAATCTGAAAAAACGTAATCTAGTTAAAGAGGAAGATGATACGAAATTTCTTCTTTTAACTGATGACGGTCATGATGAAGTTCACAAGACTTTAACTTCTCGTACTCTTCTTTATTATTTTCTGAAGGACTTTGTTGGAGTTTCAGAAGCAATTGCTGAAAAAGACTCTTGTATGATCGAGCACCTTTTAAGTGAGGAAACTAGTACAAAGTTCTTTGAGTTTATGAAGACACTTTCTTGCTCATGTGACGATCTTGCAAAAAGTGGTAAACTTCCTAAAGGTTTTAATTTTCAGACAACTTTAAGTCTTTGTGATTACAAGACTGCTGAAGAATTCATGGAAGGTCAAAAGGGTGATACGTACTTACAGGAAGAAAAAGACGCTTAA
- a CDS encoding Npt1/Npt2 family nucleotide transporter, producing the protein MKNIITAVKEINAGLFGLSQDERRNILLVTFTLFLAFFSYPMIRSSSTALFIQSYGAKSTPWIWLSSVIFLGLSVSIINELQKYFSITIIFNGIVAISLALMGGSLIVLGNGFAYGSGVFAVWKEVYIILVVHLSLGYLNSVIDFRVAKLVYGPLGALGSLGGIFGGLLTTKLMKGMGVFYAASCGLLILALVIVIFSFTQKQFLALKEKSPISSLADKKLYVFFICGLIILSQVVINLANYKFNLGLEIFKDANEKGAYLGNIYSSINAISLVVQIVIIPIAFKYFKVSSVHIFIPFVFFVLILLDRLEYLGLLGTAILFVGFKGLDYSIFSAAKEMLYFPLSKEQKYGAKYVVDMVIYRSSKMGISALLLVFTSLAFTQNMLIISVLLWLVLAAFMAIKFRTE; encoded by the coding sequence ATGAAAAATATTATTACGGCCGTTAAGGAGATCAATGCTGGTCTTTTTGGGTTATCTCAAGACGAGAGAAGAAATATTCTCTTAGTTACATTTACACTTTTTTTAGCTTTCTTTTCATACCCAATGATTCGCTCTAGCTCAACTGCTCTCTTTATTCAAAGCTATGGAGCAAAGAGTACACCGTGGATTTGGTTATCTTCGGTAATATTTCTTGGTCTCAGTGTTAGTATTATTAATGAACTACAAAAGTACTTTTCTATTACGATAATTTTTAACGGTATTGTGGCAATTTCATTGGCCCTTATGGGTGGCTCTCTAATAGTACTTGGAAATGGCTTTGCTTACGGAAGTGGTGTTTTTGCAGTATGGAAAGAAGTTTATATTATTTTAGTTGTTCATTTATCATTGGGGTATCTGAATTCTGTTATTGATTTCAGAGTTGCAAAGCTCGTCTATGGCCCACTAGGGGCCTTGGGCTCACTTGGAGGAATCTTTGGAGGACTTCTTACAACAAAGCTGATGAAGGGGATGGGGGTTTTCTATGCTGCTTCTTGTGGACTACTCATTCTTGCTCTGGTCATTGTTATTTTTAGTTTTACCCAAAAGCAATTTTTAGCACTTAAAGAAAAGTCTCCAATCTCTTCACTTGCAGATAAGAAGCTTTATGTCTTTTTTATTTGTGGCCTAATTATTCTTTCCCAAGTGGTAATTAACCTGGCAAATTATAAATTTAATCTAGGACTTGAAATATTTAAGGATGCTAATGAAAAGGGTGCCTATCTTGGTAATATTTATTCATCGATTAATGCCATTTCATTAGTTGTTCAAATTGTTATTATTCCAATTGCATTTAAATATTTTAAAGTTTCTTCAGTTCATATCTTTATTCCATTTGTTTTCTTTGTCTTAATATTATTGGATCGACTGGAATACTTAGGTTTACTTGGAACAGCAATTTTATTTGTCGGTTTTAAAGGTTTAGATTATTCGATCTTTTCGGCGGCCAAAGAGATGCTATATTTTCCTTTGAGTAAAGAACAAAAGTACGGGGCAAAGTATGTTGTGGATATGGTTATTTACCGTTCGTCAAAAATGGGAATTTCAGCTCTACTATTAGTGTTTACAAGTTTGGCTTTTACTCAAAATATGCTAATAATATCAGTGTTACTCTGGCTAGTTCTAGCGGCCTTTATGGCCATTAAATTTCGCACAGAGTAA
- a CDS encoding M3 family metallopeptidase — protein sequence MSNPLLEKFTNPHGARPFDTIKNEHYMPAIKEAIKMHKEEIEAIKNFDGELTFANIIEPYANSGSAIEDISMIFFNLKSANTNDEMNEIAKEFSPLLTAHGNDVNLDADLFAKVKVVFDNKENEDLNAEQMTLLTKIYKGFVRNGALLSEEDKNKVRKIDEELSKLGLEFSDNLLKETNKFEMILDNKEDLAGLPEGLIEAAAMTATEKGHEGKWVFTLDYPSFGPFITYAQNRELRKKMTIASGTKCAKGDELDNQENVKRIAQLRFERAGILGYKSHADYILEERMAMSAQNVFDLLNNLKEKAMPAAVEHMDEVKAYAKEQDGVEDFSSWDYMYYYEKLKKERYSIDDEMLKPYFKLENVLNGVFEVATKLYGLNFKEVSNIPKYHQDVMTYEITDRDGNFISLFYGDYFPRSSKRGGAWMTAFREQYVLNGEDVRPHIANVCNFTKPTTTKPSLLTFNEVTTLFHEFGHALHGILTKCQYRMLSGPNVYWDFVELPSQILENWCFEKECLDLFAKHYETGELIPAELVQKLKDSSNFGEGRHTIRQLSLGLLDMAWHSGDPSNITNVEEFENLATQDVQLLPKVPGTMVSTSFGHIFAGGYSAGYYSYKWAEVLDADAFELFLEEGIFNTTIADRFRENILEKGGSEHPMDLYKRFRGREPEVDALLRRGGLI from the coding sequence ATGTCTAATCCATTATTAGAAAAATTTACAAATCCACATGGTGCAAGGCCATTTGATACAATCAAAAATGAGCACTATATGCCGGCCATTAAAGAGGCCATCAAAATGCACAAAGAAGAAATCGAAGCGATTAAAAACTTTGATGGTGAACTTACATTTGCAAATATCATTGAGCCATATGCAAATTCAGGAAGTGCAATTGAAGATATTTCAATGATCTTTTTTAACCTAAAGTCAGCAAACACAAATGATGAGATGAATGAAATCGCAAAAGAATTCTCACCATTATTAACTGCTCATGGTAACGACGTTAACCTTGATGCTGATCTTTTTGCTAAGGTTAAAGTTGTTTTTGATAACAAAGAAAATGAAGACTTAAACGCTGAGCAGATGACTCTTCTTACAAAGATCTATAAAGGATTCGTAAGAAATGGTGCTCTTTTAAGTGAAGAAGATAAGAATAAAGTAAGAAAGATTGATGAAGAGCTTTCTAAGCTAGGTCTAGAGTTTTCGGATAATCTTTTAAAAGAAACGAATAAATTCGAAATGATTTTAGATAATAAAGAAGATTTAGCAGGTCTTCCTGAAGGACTTATTGAAGCTGCTGCAATGACAGCAACTGAAAAGGGTCATGAAGGTAAGTGGGTATTTACTCTTGATTACCCAAGCTTTGGTCCATTTATTACATACGCGCAAAATCGTGAATTACGTAAGAAGATGACAATCGCTTCTGGGACTAAGTGTGCTAAAGGAGATGAACTTGATAATCAAGAAAACGTAAAAAGAATTGCTCAGCTTCGTTTTGAAAGAGCTGGAATTCTTGGATACAAGAGTCACGCTGATTATATCTTAGAAGAACGTATGGCCATGAGTGCTCAAAACGTTTTTGATCTTTTAAATAACTTAAAAGAAAAAGCAATGCCGGCAGCTGTTGAGCATATGGATGAAGTTAAAGCCTATGCAAAAGAACAAGATGGTGTGGAAGACTTCTCTTCATGGGACTATATGTACTACTATGAGAAGTTAAAGAAAGAAAGATATAGCATTGATGATGAAATGCTAAAGCCATACTTCAAGTTAGAGAATGTTCTTAATGGTGTTTTTGAAGTTGCAACTAAGCTTTATGGACTAAACTTTAAAGAAGTATCTAATATTCCAAAGTATCACCAAGATGTTATGACTTATGAAATTACTGATCGTGATGGAAATTTCATTTCATTATTCTACGGAGATTACTTCCCACGTTCGTCTAAGCGTGGTGGAGCATGGATGACTGCATTTAGAGAACAATATGTACTTAATGGTGAAGATGTTCGTCCACATATTGCAAACGTTTGTAACTTTACAAAGCCAACAACGACGAAACCATCACTTCTAACTTTCAATGAAGTAACAACTCTATTCCATGAGTTTGGTCACGCTCTTCACGGTATTCTAACTAAGTGTCAGTACCGTATGCTTTCAGGTCCAAATGTATACTGGGATTTCGTTGAGCTACCTTCACAAATTTTAGAAAACTGGTGTTTTGAAAAAGAATGTTTAGACCTATTTGCTAAGCACTATGAAACTGGAGAGTTAATTCCTGCTGAATTAGTACAAAAATTAAAAGACAGTTCTAACTTTGGAGAAGGTCGTCACACGATTCGCCAATTAAGCCTTGGCCTACTTGATATGGCATGGCACTCAGGTGATCCATCAAATATTACAAATGTTGAAGAATTTGAAAATCTTGCAACTCAAGATGTTCAACTTCTTCCAAAAGTTCCAGGAACAATGGTTTCTACTTCATTTGGTCACATCTTTGCGGGTGGATACTCAGCTGGTTACTATTCGTACAAGTGGGCCGAAGTTCTAGATGCAGATGCATTTGAATTATTCTTAGAAGAGGGGATCTTCAATACAACAATTGCAGATCGCTTTAGAGAGAATATCCTTGAAAAAGGTGGTTCAGAGCACCCAATGGATCTTTATAAGAGATTCCGTGGCCGAGAGCCAGAGGTTGATGCTCTACTTAGACGTGGTGGTCTTATTTAA
- a CDS encoding saccharopine dehydrogenase, translating to MTTVWLRDEDKAFEKRTPLTPENAKKLIDAGYKVIVEKSKDRIFPIEEYKKIGCEIKESHAWITEAPVGDDVFILGLKELKETDDFPLKHNHIYFAHIYKGQNGSQKVFDRYRNGTGTLFDLEFLLNEDRRRVAAFGYWAGYVGAALSIENFFSNGPATLRHYSSKDEWLKIINEKRTGKQNPSTFIIGALGRCGSGARELLTDLGLESINWDIQETKVGGPFAEILNADIFINTVLMTSKIPPFLDKSLMEKNKKLSYICDVSCDPNSELNPIPVYDVHTTWDNPLHKIESSIDHECNIIAIDNLPSALPKESSIDYSNQLIPHLLELKNAKEYFTWAHAKEIFEAKKSANK from the coding sequence ATGACAACAGTATGGTTAAGAGACGAAGATAAGGCATTTGAAAAAAGAACTCCTCTAACGCCAGAAAATGCAAAAAAATTAATCGATGCCGGTTATAAAGTAATTGTAGAAAAATCAAAAGATCGAATTTTTCCAATCGAAGAATACAAGAAGATAGGCTGTGAAATAAAGGAAAGCCATGCTTGGATTACTGAAGCTCCAGTTGGTGATGATGTTTTTATTTTAGGTTTAAAAGAACTAAAAGAAACTGACGATTTTCCACTAAAACATAATCACATTTACTTTGCCCATATTTACAAAGGTCAAAATGGTTCACAGAAGGTCTTTGATCGCTATCGAAATGGTACAGGAACTCTATTCGATCTCGAATTCCTACTCAACGAAGACAGAAGACGTGTTGCTGCTTTTGGTTATTGGGCCGGCTATGTTGGTGCAGCACTAAGTATTGAGAACTTTTTTTCGAATGGCCCTGCCACTCTTAGGCACTACTCTTCTAAAGATGAATGGCTTAAAATTATCAATGAGAAAAGAACTGGCAAACAAAACCCTTCAACTTTTATCATTGGTGCTCTAGGACGTTGTGGAAGTGGAGCAAGAGAACTTCTTACTGACTTAGGTCTTGAATCAATTAATTGGGATATTCAAGAAACGAAAGTAGGTGGCCCATTTGCTGAAATTCTTAATGCTGATATTTTTATTAATACAGTTCTCATGACATCAAAAATACCTCCATTTCTAGACAAGTCTCTTATGGAGAAAAATAAAAAACTATCTTATATTTGTGATGTTAGCTGTGATCCAAATAGTGAGCTAAACCCGATACCTGTTTACGATGTTCATACAACTTGGGATAATCCGCTTCATAAAATTGAAAGTTCGATTGATCATGAGTGTAATATTATTGCCATTGATAATCTTCCTTCCGCGCTTCCAAAAGAGAGTTCGATTGACTATTCGAATCAGTTGATTCCTCATCTACTTGAGCTTAAGAATGCGAAGGAGTATTTTACTTGGGCACATGCTAAAGAGATTTTTGAGGCGAAAAAGTCTGCTAATAAGTAG
- a CDS encoding MFS transporter encodes MFKLPKVLRYQNFRRLYIAGLTSELGSFVSETALMLLVFELSNHNKSYLGAARAVFLFFLTIGNLIGGVIGEKYNRKSVLLFTNYIRIPIIFTIIFAKTPEVVILCDGLIALFTGMYNPTRQAMVNDIVPQKDMNRANALFGSAFAVLHMIGPFLGATMFTAFGGIKEVIALDFLTYIVGIYFIMNLTYNPPKQEVDSESFFSEIKNGIKYARTQKELFAVISNVIIEGLVLGFMFPLILPYLTETLGASKQDYGIALALFGLGGLFGGWASSTILKDKPVGRLIITTLYLEPILMGIWLYTASYTATLMIFAIWGFVVFVRITNQLNYVSLKVETKYLARIFALLDLGFVVPNILGGIILTFVGNQFATEEILIVVCIAFCALIFPRMLFSDMKALFNLNNETVDRDTSIQDKI; translated from the coding sequence ATGTTCAAGCTTCCTAAGGTTTTACGTTATCAAAATTTTAGAAGGCTCTATATAGCAGGCCTCACATCAGAGCTTGGCTCATTTGTTTCAGAAACAGCGCTAATGCTCTTAGTATTTGAATTATCAAATCATAACAAGAGCTATCTAGGTGCCGCACGTGCAGTATTCCTCTTCTTTCTAACAATCGGAAACTTGATCGGTGGGGTCATTGGCGAAAAATATAATCGCAAGAGCGTTCTTCTATTTACTAACTATATTCGTATTCCAATTATTTTCACAATTATCTTTGCCAAGACTCCAGAAGTAGTCATTCTTTGTGATGGACTAATCGCCCTTTTCACAGGGATGTACAATCCTACAAGACAAGCAATGGTAAATGATATTGTACCCCAAAAAGACATGAATCGGGCCAATGCACTATTTGGTTCCGCTTTCGCTGTTCTACACATGATTGGGCCATTTCTTGGTGCAACAATGTTCACAGCATTTGGTGGAATAAAGGAAGTTATCGCTCTCGATTTTCTAACCTATATTGTTGGAATCTACTTTATTATGAACTTAACTTATAACCCTCCTAAACAAGAGGTTGATAGTGAGAGTTTCTTTTCTGAAATTAAGAACGGTATTAAATACGCTCGAACACAAAAAGAACTCTTTGCGGTCATTTCTAATGTCATCATTGAAGGCTTAGTTCTTGGGTTTATGTTTCCCCTTATTCTACCATATCTTACCGAAACACTTGGTGCCTCGAAGCAAGACTACGGAATAGCTCTTGCACTCTTTGGTCTTGGAGGCCTATTTGGTGGTTGGGCGAGTTCTACAATTTTAAAAGACAAGCCTGTTGGCAGATTAATTATTACAACTCTCTATTTAGAACCTATTCTAATGGGCATTTGGCTCTACACAGCTTCTTACACTGCAACGTTAATGATTTTCGCGATTTGGGGATTTGTTGTATTCGTTCGTATTACAAATCAACTAAATTATGTTTCCCTTAAAGTAGAAACGAAGTACTTAGCGAGGATATTTGCCTTACTAGACCTTGGCTTTGTTGTCCCAAATATATTAGGCGGAATTATCCTAACATTTGTAGGAAATCAATTTGCTACTGAAGAGATCCTTATCGTCGTCTGCATTGCATTCTGTGCACTAATTTTCCCGAGAATGTTATTTTCAGACATGAAAGCATTATTTAACTTAAACAACGAAACCGTCGATAGGGATACATCAATACAAGATAAAATCTAA
- a CDS encoding nitronate monooxygenase family protein: MMKTWLTETFNIKYPIIMAPMFLVTSIDMLVEASKAGIMGCIPALNWRTPEEFEAGLKELKQRCEGPFGINIIVNQSNIHMHKQIDLCAKYAPDFIITSLGNPKEVIEKCRPQGTKIICDVVDLKYAQKVQEQGADAVIAVNSGAGGHAGPTPASILVPLLKKSLDIPVISAGGIATGSGLFSIMALGCEGVSIGSPFIATKESIVSDAYKEAVVQYGAKDIVMSNKISGTPCTVINTPYVQKIGTEQNIIEKAMSKNKKLKKYAKMLTGYKGMKAVENAAFGATYKTVWVAGPSIEFIEKIETVKEIVDRIVAEFDTSVDEFLAKRS; encoded by the coding sequence ATGATGAAAACATGGCTAACTGAAACTTTTAATATTAAGTACCCTATTATTATGGCACCGATGTTTCTAGTGACTAGTATTGATATGCTAGTAGAAGCTTCTAAAGCTGGTATTATGGGTTGTATTCCGGCACTTAACTGGCGAACACCAGAAGAGTTTGAAGCCGGACTAAAGGAATTAAAGCAAAGGTGTGAAGGTCCATTTGGGATCAATATCATTGTAAACCAGTCAAACATTCACATGCACAAACAGATTGATCTATGTGCTAAATACGCGCCAGACTTCATTATCACTTCACTTGGAAACCCGAAGGAAGTTATCGAAAAGTGTCGTCCACAAGGAACTAAAATCATCTGTGATGTTGTCGATTTAAAGTATGCTCAAAAAGTGCAAGAGCAAGGTGCCGATGCAGTTATTGCTGTAAATTCGGGAGCAGGAGGCCACGCAGGACCAACACCAGCAAGTATCCTCGTTCCTCTACTTAAGAAGAGTTTAGATATCCCTGTTATCTCAGCTGGTGGAATTGCAACAGGTTCGGGCCTATTCAGTATCATGGCCCTAGGATGTGAAGGCGTTTCAATTGGTTCCCCTTTTATAGCCACTAAAGAATCAATTGTTTCCGATGCATACAAAGAAGCCGTTGTTCAATACGGTGCTAAAGATATTGTGATGTCGAATAAAATTTCAGGTACTCCTTGTACAGTTATCAATACTCCATATGTTCAAAAGATCGGAACTGAACAAAATATTATTGAAAAGGCCATGAGCAAGAATAAGAAGCTAAAAAAATATGCAAAGATGCTTACTGGTTACAAAGGAATGAAAGCCGTTGAGAATGCAGCTTTTGGTGCTACTTATAAAACTGTATGGGTTGCCGGTCCATCAATTGAGTTCATTGAAAAGATTGAAACAGTAAAAGAAATTGTCGATAGAATTGTTGCAGAATTTGATACTTCCGTTGATGAATTCTTAGCTAAAAGATCCTAA
- a CDS encoding helicase-related protein — MSSQEINKLPDFSAIRENIETERKTIIKVNNFSDDDSYVRASDDALVVLGFLESTLTKLWTVFDENPSLVYFFNKDFTNFNLLIKQDNILDLIFIDDCMIPEKEAIFFGQDGGLSQNILSLHEKTFYEWGQKVLNQHNETQTFIRSDIDLTKHKISELKCQCIKCVNDFRALLRDSVYENCVEIIETTKEQIKEEIDSGIHVVSDIVFKLQKTLDKNFYKLRNTIKRSSLNRLENQVKQYFKSEFAYPSELASLHRRNVSMLFDQYLEANELSTDLITDAEYDKFYRSLSTHYWRNERYLEREFKKFVKSIIILKKKDVSSTILQEYLGEFWTHSSARQMKRKIVYHMGPTNSGKTYHAIEKLSTVPKGCYLAPLRLLAAELYDTLNSKGAVTTLLTGEEVIEREGATHYSSTIEMARLQEVFDCCVIDEIQMITDPSRGWAWTRALVNIMADEVHLCGDASALDLVKVIVELCGDELIINEYTRMTELSVERHPIVLADMQKNDALIVFSRKNALRHKRDLERLGYKVSIVYGRLSPEVRREQARKFDQGETDVIVSTDAIAMGMNLPIKRVVFSTLSKFYDGHQHDISVSEIKQIGGRAGRFQRFPRGTVTCLRKVEDGIESINEALSATLDQSDQCMVGPDLDIFNQVNKALIDNNLPKLKLSEFLRLFNTMTFQAPFYCVDMKEMIELAEMVEDADANGILTDAEIFGFACAPVNLGLMDHVQFYNWILHKYVNMEGIPCEPIEHGSNDIDYLETSIKCVELYQWLSRHFNNKNFVYSEVELLNNKQLAIDQLNELLSQKIIARCSSCSVKLPEDSRFPICEECFEKRKANRRKPGGGRFKGKPGRGGASKGSTGRNFKGKGRPGQSRKRNVSRKRKNTTSKP; from the coding sequence ATGAGCTCACAAGAAATAAATAAGCTACCTGACTTCTCTGCAATTCGAGAAAATATAGAAACAGAACGTAAAACGATTATTAAGGTCAATAATTTTTCCGATGATGATAGTTATGTTAGAGCAAGTGATGATGCTCTTGTTGTTCTTGGCTTTCTTGAATCAACACTAACTAAGTTATGGACAGTTTTTGATGAGAATCCATCTTTAGTTTATTTCTTTAACAAAGACTTCACTAATTTTAATTTATTAATTAAACAAGATAATATCCTTGATTTGATTTTTATTGACGATTGTATGATTCCAGAAAAGGAAGCAATCTTCTTTGGTCAAGATGGTGGCTTATCTCAAAATATCCTCTCTCTTCATGAGAAAACATTCTATGAATGGGGACAAAAGGTTTTAAATCAACATAATGAGACTCAAACTTTTATTCGTTCAGATATTGATTTAACAAAACATAAAATCAGTGAGCTCAAGTGTCAGTGTATTAAGTGTGTGAATGACTTTAGGGCACTCCTAAGAGACTCTGTTTATGAAAATTGTGTTGAAATCATCGAAACGACAAAGGAACAAATAAAAGAAGAAATTGATAGTGGAATTCATGTTGTTTCAGATATTGTATTTAAACTTCAAAAAACTCTCGATAAGAATTTCTACAAATTAAGAAATACAATTAAAAGATCTTCTTTAAATAGATTAGAGAATCAGGTTAAGCAATATTTTAAATCAGAATTTGCTTATCCATCAGAGCTTGCTTCTCTTCACCGAAGAAATGTAAGTATGTTATTTGATCAATACTTAGAAGCAAATGAGCTTAGTACTGATCTAATTACGGATGCTGAATATGACAAATTCTATCGTTCTCTTTCAACTCATTACTGGAGAAATGAAAGATATCTTGAGCGTGAATTTAAGAAATTTGTAAAATCAATTATCATTCTTAAAAAGAAAGACGTTTCTTCAACAATTCTACAAGAGTACCTTGGAGAGTTCTGGACACACTCATCTGCAAGACAAATGAAGAGAAAGATCGTCTACCATATGGGGCCTACGAACTCAGGTAAAACTTATCATGCAATTGAAAAGTTATCGACTGTCCCTAAAGGTTGCTACCTTGCTCCTCTAAGACTTCTGGCCGCAGAGCTTTACGATACACTAAATTCAAAAGGTGCTGTCACAACTCTACTTACTGGTGAAGAAGTAATCGAAAGAGAAGGTGCAACACACTACTCGTCGACTATTGAAATGGCGCGATTACAAGAAGTTTTTGATTGTTGTGTAATTGATGAAATTCAAATGATTACTGACCCTTCACGCGGGTGGGCGTGGACGAGAGCACTTGTTAATATTATGGCCGATGAGGTTCATCTTTGTGGTGATGCTTCTGCTCTTGATCTCGTAAAAGTTATCGTTGAGCTTTGTGGCGATGAACTAATTATTAATGAATATACACGTATGACAGAGCTTTCAGTTGAGAGGCATCCTATTGTTCTAGCTGATATGCAAAAGAATGACGCCCTTATTGTGTTTTCAAGAAAAAATGCCCTCAGACATAAAAGAGATTTAGAACGATTGGGTTATAAAGTTTCGATTGTTTATGGAAGACTTTCTCCTGAAGTTCGTCGAGAACAGGCACGTAAATTTGATCAAGGGGAAACAGATGTAATTGTTTCAACTGATGCTATTGCAATGGGAATGAACCTTCCTATTAAGAGAGTTGTTTTCTCAACTCTTTCTAAATTCTATGATGGTCATCAACATGATATCTCAGTAAGTGAGATAAAGCAGATCGGTGGACGTGCAGGACGTTTCCAAAGATTTCCTCGCGGAACGGTAACATGTCTAAGAAAGGTCGAAGATGGAATTGAATCAATTAATGAAGCATTAAGTGCAACCCTTGATCAAAGTGATCAGTGTATGGTTGGGCCAGACCTCGATATTTTCAATCAAGTTAATAAAGCACTAATTGATAATAATCTTCCAAAACTTAAGCTGTCAGAATTTCTACGTTTATTTAATACGATGACATTCCAAGCTCCTTTTTATTGTGTTGATATGAAGGAAATGATTGAGTTAGCTGAGATGGTTGAGGATGCTGACGCAAATGGTATTCTAACTGATGCTGAAATATTTGGATTTGCCTGTGCTCCAGTAAACCTAGGGCTAATGGATCACGTTCAATTCTATAATTGGATCCTACATAAATACGTTAATATGGAGGGGATTCCTTGTGAGCCGATTGAACATGGCTCAAATGATATTGACTATCTTGAAACTTCGATTAAATGTGTTGAGCTTTATCAATGGCTCTCTAGGCACTTTAATAATAAGAATTTTGTGTACTCTGAAGTTGAACTCCTGAATAATAAGCAACTTGCTATTGATCAACTTAATGAACTTCTTTCACAAAAAATTATTGCTAGATGCTCTTCATGTAGTGTTAAGTTACCTGAAGATTCTCGTTTTCCTATCTGTGAAGAGTGCTTTGAGAAGCGTAAGGCCAATCGTCGTAAACCTGGCGGTGGACGTTTTAAAGGCAAACCTGGGAGGGGTGGTGCCTCTAAGGGATCGACAGGAAGAAACTTCAAGGGGAAAGGTCGTCCTGGACAGAGTCGAAAAAGAAATGTAAGTCGTAAGAGAAAAAATACTACTTCTAAACCTTAG